The Theobroma cacao cultivar B97-61/B2 chromosome 2, Criollo_cocoa_genome_V2, whole genome shotgun sequence genome includes the window tttgagTCTGTTCTGCCTTCAGCCTTTTAGTCACCTTTATAAGCACATAAGGTGGATAACAGCTCAGCTGGGTAATTCCTGAATCCTGACATGGGTCCCCATTCAATAATAATTCGCCATAATTTTGCATATTGTAATGAACAATATTTTCCAGTTGCAGACAATCAAAACTtggccttttcttttcttatgtcGAGGCTAGTACTAATAGCAGCTACCTCTCTTTACACTCTCGTGAATCACTTTAAAGTCAATTCATTTTGCATTTATTTAGCCTTGCCCCCACCATGATCTGTGAAAACAATGAACCATAGTGAATGAGCATTTTTTCCTCATATCATTGACTTCAATTAGCATCTTAATTGGTTTGATTTGGTAATTCTGACTCACATGTCACATTCAGACACTGATCAGCTCATCATTAATTTACTTTAGGTGCTTATAATGATGTGTTATTGACATCTGCTTTGATGTTTGTTTGACACAGATGTCATCGGACGGCCCAAATCATAATGAGTTTGATTTCGAGTTCCTAGGCAATACCACAGGTGAACCCTACCTTGTTCAGACCAATGTTTACGTGAATGGTGTAGGCAACAGGGAGCAAAGGATGAACCTTTGGTTTGACCCCACCAAGGACTTCCACTCTTACTCCATCCTTTGGAACGAGCGCCAAGTTCTGTGAGTATTGTTTTAAGTATCATTTACTTATATACaatgttttttatgaaaagtACTTGTATACAATGTTATGCGTATGTGCCTGTAATTTTTTACGTTTTGATTGTCAATTTGTCACGAAAAGTtgtaaagaaatgaaaaaatttgtgTTGCCTTGTGCTAGTATGTTAAATAATATGCCGGCTGTCATTTGTGCCGAATGAGCGAGACTGACCCTGGTTTGCAAAACTGCACAAGAAACGaaaccaatggaaacatgggGACCGAGTCTGGATTGATGTAATAAAGATACAGACAGAGGAATACTCCTAAAATTTTTGATTTCTTGTCATAGCCTTGGCCCTTGGATTGTAATAGTGCCATTCACTGCACTGGCGACCTCAGTGAATTCCCACTGCTTTCTGTGATGTGTGGGtgggtggtggtggtggcagTGGCAAAGTCAGATTTATCTTGGTATTTGCCAATCTTGATATCGATGatttataattgattaaatatgGAGTGTAGGATTTCCTAAAGATTTGTTTTACAGTGCTAAAGGTTACATTCTTTTTGGAAAAAGGCAttaatgattattttattttaaaatgtaaatGTACTTATTACCAGGTTGGTAGGTATATATGGATTTCTGTGCCTTTTGGTTTTTGGTATTGCTTGATCGTTCGCTTCTGTATTATATTCTTGGCGCTTGAAATTGTTCTGATatatctttgttttctttattcaGATTTCTAGTGGATGAGACCCCAATAAGAGTGCACACAAACATGGAACACAAAGGAATTCCGTTTCCTAAAGATCAAGCCATGGGCATATACAGCTCGATATGGAACGCTGATGACTGGGCCACGCAGGGTGGCCTGGTCAAGACTGATTGGAGCCATGCACCATTCGTTGCCTCCTATAAAGGCTTCGAAATAGACGCATGCGAGTGCCCAGTGTCGGTGGTGGCAGATGAGAATGCTAAGAAATGTAGCAGCAGTGGACAGAAGAGGTTCTGGTGGGATGAGCCTACAATGTCCGAGTTAAGTTTGCACCAGAGCCACCAACTCTTGTGGGTCAGGGCCAACCACTTGGTCTATGACTATTGTAGTGATACTGCTAGGTTTCCTGTCATGCCCGTAGAGTGTGAGCACCATCGCCATTAGTTCATGACTATGGAAGGGCGTGGGTCTATTGGGTGGATGCATTGTAAAAATTTGTTGTATGGGCCACGGGATGTCATCATAGTCATAAAAACATGTACTCCATGTTTCatatattagtttatttaGTTTACGCATTGTATGATAATCTTATAGATTAATcgtataatttttctttttgtttctgttGCATAACCTAATCGGAATTGTTGCTGCTCTTAAGGGACATGTTATTCTACTCTGTAAGTTATATATTTCAGTGGGCACCCATTGGCTATGTTTCTGACCACCGGGACATTTACTCACGGGCTGTCATGCGGGGACCAAGAAGAGATAAGTCACGATTGATGGGTAGATGGACAAAAGCCTGGCGTCATGGACCCCAAAGCATTGTGAAATTTGAGGTTTTTCTGAGCGCCCTATCCCTTGCTTCTTTCAGGATTCGCACTCAACTGGAGACATTGTTACTTACCGAGAACGCAAAGGTTTTATTGGTATGGGAGCTTTTTACGCTATGGATTCATTGAAATGTGTCAACCTATCCAATCAAACGCATcacaattaatttaattgtattTAGGTATATGCCTGTGTAATAAACACTGAAACATTCGGGACTATGGTCCAGCGAGGATTTGGAGGTCACTTTTTGTTGTGGGTGATAAGGTAACTCCAAGCGTCTCAAACGAATGGTTCTCCCGAGTTTACAAGGCTGTCTTTGACTATCACTTCAACTTACAGACCAGAAAGTGCTAAAGCTGGTGTTTAATCTGTCGGAGGACCGCATGATagcagaaaagaaaagataaagcaTGAAGTAGGTTGCCGATGGCAACACATGTTTTTGGAATCATTTCACAGAGTCATAAATCAGTTCACCCACCATCCGCCCTTTATCATATATGTGGTAACCCCAAAAATTTTACTTCTTGTGGAAGCTCATCAGAATAAATTCTATAATTTATCCGGTTCCTTAAAACATGCCATGAAATATGCCAAATATTACATTTACTAACTCCACCGTGTTCATTTCTTCAAGAATACTGTATGCAAAATGAACAGATTTATTTCACCAATCTTTAGAGTTCTTAATAGCATGATGAATTATTTATGTGTAGATCCTAATAGAATTTTACTACAGAGCTGCCGTCTTTGGGAACTTCAAATGGACCTAGAAAGAAGTAAACCGGGGTGTCAATATATACATTAAGAAAATAAGATTGGGactaaattgttttattttatattgattaaaaaaatcaagtatatatatataaaagtgtTTTGACTAATCATATATAGAAAACATATTGCAATTAACGTAACAATATACTAAGATctaataaagagaaaatattgCTTGAGTACTCTCTCTTTAAGTTAGGGCATGAAAATTCTGAATGCCCAACTTAGtgtgtaaaaaagaaaaacgttcATTGCCAAGAGGTTTGGTGAATAAGTCAACAAAGTAGGTTTGTGGTTAAAATGGAATGATGAAAAAGGATGCTAAGCTTTTAGTTTCTCACAAACAACATGACAGTCAAAATAAAGAGATTGAACAGCAAATTACCGAAATCTTTCAATAAAgatttcaatcaaataattttacaaGTAATCATCGTCATGGACGATATTAAGGTCCCGTTTGATAACACAGGTGTATgctgtttttttgtttttgtttgcaGAATTATGgaaatattaacaaaaaaatgtaTTTGGCAACCCtgtttta containing:
- the LOC18608558 gene encoding xyloglucan endotransglucosylase/hydrolase protein 9, yielding MAVLFKMSVALGFFVGLMVLSLASSAKFDELFQPGWAMDHFIYEGDLLRLKLDNYSGAGFASKSKYLFGKVTTQIKLVEGDSAGTVTAYYMSSDGPNHNEFDFEFLGNTTGEPYLVQTNVYVNGVGNREQRMNLWFDPTKDFHSYSILWNERQVLFLVDETPIRVHTNMEHKGIPFPKDQAMGIYSSIWNADDWATQGGLVKTDWSHAPFVASYKGFEIDACECPVSVVADENAKKCSSSGQKRFWWDEPTMSELSLHQSHQLLWVRANHLVYDYCSDTARFPVMPVECEHHRH